Proteins co-encoded in one Streptomyces sp. NBC_01283 genomic window:
- a CDS encoding PadR family transcriptional regulator encodes MLELSILGFLFEESLHGYEVKARIQSLSGHIRPVSDGALYPAISRLVKAGLIEQHTEPGSGAAPRRILSLTEAGRSELLARLRHPKEAEITDGQRFFTLLAFLHHLPTRAEQAAVLRRRQTFLNIPASFFYRDGEPVRAEEAPSLFQQGMLRIARATGTEEKKWLAEAIGSLEG; translated from the coding sequence ATGCTGGAGCTGTCGATTCTGGGTTTCCTCTTCGAGGAGTCCCTGCACGGATACGAGGTGAAAGCCCGCATCCAGAGCCTCAGCGGCCACATCCGCCCGGTGAGCGACGGAGCGCTCTATCCGGCCATCTCCCGGCTCGTGAAAGCGGGTCTGATTGAGCAGCACACCGAGCCTGGAAGCGGTGCCGCACCCCGCCGGATCCTGTCCCTCACCGAGGCGGGCCGCTCCGAACTACTGGCTCGATTGAGGCACCCCAAGGAAGCCGAAATCACCGATGGGCAGCGCTTCTTCACTCTGCTCGCCTTCCTGCACCATCTCCCGACCCGCGCCGAGCAGGCCGCGGTCCTGCGTCGTCGACAGACCTTCCTCAACATCCCGGCGAGCTTCTTCTACCGCGATGGCGAGCCCGTGCGAGCCGAGGAAGCGCCCAGCCTCTTCCAGCAGGGCATGCTGCGCATCGCTCGCGCCACCGGCACTGAAGAAAAGAAGTGGCTGGCCGAGGCCATCGGCAGCCTGGAAGGTTGA
- a CDS encoding MATE family efflux transporter, with translation MGAAEHRCRLVSLAYPVYFELLAGVTAGIINMVWVARLGGGAVAAVAVATNVENLLLGVILVAGSGTTVLVARARGAEDSAAMRSAVRGGWVLWALVTPLVAIGGYLCREPLAHLVLGGSGGDSLPLATGYFSIALPGIAVFFATNVVDGILKGAGDTRTPMKLAILANGLILGLDPLFILGFDLGVRGAAIATVLGRTVALICGFVALHRNGVLRQATQAAPQRAGSLTADARKTAATGLPMSADFVVRMAGALALVAIVARIGVSEVAAYGIATKAMYVATMAFYAIRQAASIRTAHLLGAGRDERRAVGRQVLVLAGALGLTAALVLLAAAPWIMRAFGGEGEVAEAGALYLRCLGPYLTLLACFIALGGVFEGSGGSPALAWITMCGVALQLALAYSLSGLGLPGICLAMALAMALQCAAIARMYRRTEQRTAADCDHSGLKISVTEPDSPSAPC, from the coding sequence ATGGGGGCAGCAGAACACCGGTGCAGGCTGGTGTCACTCGCGTATCCGGTCTACTTCGAGCTTCTCGCCGGGGTTACTGCCGGGATTATCAACATGGTCTGGGTGGCGCGGCTCGGCGGGGGCGCTGTCGCCGCAGTGGCTGTCGCCACGAATGTCGAGAACCTGCTACTTGGCGTCATCCTCGTCGCCGGCTCGGGTACGACTGTGCTCGTCGCGCGAGCCAGAGGAGCGGAGGATTCGGCAGCGATGCGCTCCGCCGTGCGCGGCGGATGGGTCCTGTGGGCGCTCGTCACACCCTTGGTCGCCATCGGTGGATACCTGTGCCGCGAACCGCTCGCCCACCTCGTACTCGGCGGTAGCGGCGGTGACTCGTTGCCGCTCGCCACTGGCTATTTCTCGATCGCATTGCCAGGAATCGCGGTGTTCTTCGCCACCAACGTCGTCGACGGCATCCTCAAGGGTGCGGGCGACACCCGCACCCCGATGAAGCTCGCGATCCTCGCGAACGGACTGATCCTCGGACTGGATCCCTTGTTCATCTTGGGATTCGACCTCGGAGTGCGTGGAGCGGCGATCGCCACAGTGCTGGGCCGGACGGTCGCGCTCATTTGCGGTTTCGTGGCGCTGCACCGCAATGGCGTACTGCGACAGGCCACCCAGGCGGCCCCGCAGAGGGCCGGTTCACTCACCGCCGATGCGCGCAAGACGGCTGCGACCGGGCTCCCTATGTCGGCCGACTTCGTCGTACGGATGGCGGGGGCGCTCGCACTCGTCGCCATCGTCGCCCGGATCGGCGTCAGCGAGGTCGCCGCGTACGGAATCGCGACGAAGGCGATGTACGTCGCGACCATGGCCTTCTACGCGATACGCCAGGCTGCCTCCATTCGTACCGCCCACCTGCTCGGCGCCGGACGCGACGAGCGGCGGGCCGTTGGGCGACAGGTGCTGGTCCTTGCCGGCGCACTCGGGCTCACGGCCGCGCTGGTACTGCTCGCTGCCGCGCCGTGGATCATGCGAGCCTTCGGCGGCGAGGGAGAGGTGGCCGAGGCAGGGGCACTTTATCTGCGCTGCCTAGGGCCGTACTTGACGCTTCTTGCGTGCTTCATTGCGCTGGGCGGCGTGTTCGAGGGCAGCGGTGGCAGCCCGGCCCTCGCATGGATCACCATGTGTGGCGTGGCACTCCAACTCGCGCTCGCGTACAGCCTGTCGGGTTTGGGCCTGCCGGGCATCTGCCTGGCCATGGCATTGGCCATGGCGCTCCAGTGCGCAGCCATCGCCCGGATGTATCGGCGCACGGAACAACGGACAGCTGCCGACTGCGACCACAGTGGTCTGAAAATCTCCGTCACAGAACCCGACAGTCCATCGGCGCCCTGCTGA
- a CDS encoding MBL fold metallo-hydrolase encodes MRSHRPDVSAHGTTDSCRLRPQWSENLRHRTRQSIGALLIEHGERALLIDAGFGPQTLEAEPGSPIGALHGGELLDNLARVGRRPQDIEAVAITHLHGDHVGWLSHPPPRQRSACLPAGQIPAHGTGVGCA; translated from the coding sequence GTGCGCAGCCATCGCCCGGATGTATCGGCGCACGGAACAACGGACAGCTGCCGACTGCGACCACAGTGGTCTGAAAATCTCCGTCACAGAACCCGACAGTCCATCGGCGCCCTGCTGATCGAGCACGGCGAGCGCGCGCTGCTGATCGATGCAGGGTTCGGACCCCAGACACTTGAAGCCGAGCCCGGCAGCCCCATCGGGGCTCTCCACGGGGGAGAGCTGCTCGACAACCTGGCCCGCGTCGGCCGCCGTCCCCAGGACATCGAGGCGGTGGCCATCACCCACCTGCACGGCGACCACGTCGGCTGGCTCTCCCACCCCCCTCCCCGGCAGCGGTCTGCCTGCCTTCCTGCGGGCCAAATACCTGCTCACGGAACCGGAGTGGGCTGCGCGTGA
- a CDS encoding zinc-binding dehydrogenase, with the protein MHGLEERVLEAMLARLSEAGLLRAGGRQRTDSTHVLAAVRTLNRMEVVGETLRAALEALAAAAPDWLASLISSAWVERYPLREAAAAHRQIMTGHTTGKIVLVP; encoded by the coding sequence ATGCACGGGTTGGAAGAGCGGGTGCTGGAGGCGATGCTGGCCCGGCTCTCGGAGGCCGGGCTGCTGAGGGCCGGTGGCCGGCAGCGGACCGATTCCACTCATGTGCTGGCTGCGGTGCGCACGCTGAACCGGATGGAGGTCGTCGGCGAGACGCTGCGGGCGGCGCTGGAGGCGCTGGCCGCAGCTGCCCCGGACTGGCTGGCGTCGTTGATCAGCTCCGCCTGGGTGGAGCGATATCCGCTGCGCGAAGCCGCCGCGGCGCATCGGCAGATCATGACCGGGCATACGACGGGGAAGATCGTCCTCGTGCCGTGA
- a CDS encoding MarR family winged helix-turn-helix transcriptional regulator — translation MIRDDEEPVGLGALDRVTWALRRAELAVQTLKEQRLRPLGMAAAHYTLLMSVHSEPGLAGAELARRLNVTPQAVASLVARLEGRGQLERREHPRHRHVQELHLTDVGREALRAADQVIADIERHITEGLGPDQSAQLRTLLDQVSETVRNA, via the coding sequence GTGATACGTGATGACGAGGAGCCTGTCGGGCTCGGCGCGCTCGACCGGGTGACCTGGGCCTTGCGCCGTGCGGAACTGGCGGTGCAGACACTCAAGGAACAGCGGCTGCGCCCGCTGGGCATGGCCGCCGCGCACTACACCTTGCTGATGTCGGTGCACAGCGAACCAGGGCTGGCCGGCGCCGAGTTGGCACGCCGCCTCAACGTGACCCCCCAGGCCGTCGCCTCGCTGGTGGCGCGCCTGGAAGGCCGTGGGCAGCTGGAGAGGCGCGAGCATCCGCGACACCGTCACGTACAGGAGCTGCACCTCACCGACGTCGGACGAGAAGCGCTGCGCGCCGCCGACCAGGTGATCGCCGACATAGAGCGCCACATCACCGAGGGGCTGGGACCGGACCAGAGCGCGCAGCTGCGGACGCTGCTCGACCAGGTGAGCGAGACGGTACGCAACGCCTGA
- a CDS encoding SDR family NAD(P)-dependent oxidoreductase has protein sequence MPRSIALITGASSGIGAEYARLLADDHDLVLVARRADRLGDLAGQLRARGAAVEVLPADLGMHEGIAAVAGRLGAGDVRLLVSNAGAGGYAPLVDVDPADIDRLLTLNAVAPVQLVRAALPGMLAAGEGAIITVASLLAFSGGLNDPRAPRRTLYTAAKAATVAFTRTLAGELADTPIRTQLLLPGVVATQWNEGAGRDIPWAMTPQDVASASLAGLRLGEAVCTPGLEDQDAALDALLAAESALLTGGNQPIPAARYRGPQA, from the coding sequence ATGCCTCGTTCTATCGCTCTCATCACTGGCGCTTCCTCCGGCATCGGCGCCGAATACGCCCGTCTCCTGGCGGACGACCACGACCTCGTCCTGGTGGCGCGCCGCGCGGACCGGCTCGGTGACCTCGCCGGGCAGCTCCGCGCCCGGGGTGCAGCCGTGGAGGTGCTGCCCGCCGATCTCGGCATGCACGAGGGCATCGCCGCCGTCGCCGGCCGCCTCGGCGCGGGGGACGTGCGCCTGCTGGTCAGCAATGCCGGCGCCGGCGGATATGCCCCGCTCGTCGACGTCGACCCCGCAGACATCGACCGCCTGCTCACCCTCAACGCAGTGGCCCCCGTTCAGCTGGTCCGTGCCGCGCTTCCCGGAATGCTCGCCGCCGGAGAAGGCGCGATCATCACGGTGGCTTCGCTGCTGGCCTTCAGCGGGGGCCTCAACGATCCCCGCGCCCCCCGACGCACTCTCTACACGGCGGCGAAGGCCGCCACCGTCGCCTTCACCCGGACCCTCGCAGGTGAGCTCGCCGACACGCCCATCCGTACACAGCTGCTGCTGCCCGGCGTCGTGGCCACGCAGTGGAACGAAGGCGCCGGCCGCGACATCCCCTGGGCGATGACGCCGCAGGACGTCGCCTCGGCCAGCCTTGCCGGCCTGCGCCTGGGGGAGGCCGTGTGCACACCTGGTCTGGAGGACCAGGACGCAGCCCTTGACGCCCTGCTGGCCGCGGAGTCCGCTCTGCTCACCGGCGGCAACCAGCCCATCCCCGCGGCTCGATACCGCGGCCCGCAGGCGTAG
- a CDS encoding aldehyde dehydrogenase family protein encodes MADNIPTITRDGVIGHDATEIVTIDQATGAEFARYPVAGEEEAVVAVAAARSVAGAWWDLGFEGRAEGLRAWRRQIALSGEEGAALIHAENGKPLDDARVEVLGTLEHLQYAADNAARVLGRREAPASPTTPNQRAWVEYQPYGVVGVIGPWNFPLLTPAAILADALAAGNAVVLKPSQITPGVADWLIRTWQRAVPQLPDVLQNLNGYGATGQALIEAGLDKLAFTGSVATGRTVAAQCAQTLTPVLLELGGKDGVIVAEDADLDEAAAHIVWGAMQNTGHGCISLEVAYVVESVHDEFVERISELAGQVRVGSDEEAEIGPVPLPSQTSIIREHIRDALERGATATVGGLDAVGDRCVAPTILIGVAPDALAATEETFGPTLAVIKVADADEAVAHINSGRYGLGSAVFSRDRGEAIARRLRVGMTSINDALVFSMNPAVPFGGRGDSGYGRKQGEEGLREFAYAHSFTAKTGPARFSASTFGRPAGAMAGALVGVRNRILAENGEKSD; translated from the coding sequence ATGGCCGACAACATTCCGACGATCACACGTGACGGCGTCATCGGACACGACGCGACCGAGATCGTCACCATCGACCAGGCCACCGGCGCCGAGTTCGCGCGATACCCCGTGGCCGGCGAGGAAGAGGCGGTCGTGGCCGTCGCCGCCGCACGCTCGGTCGCCGGCGCATGGTGGGACCTCGGCTTCGAGGGCCGTGCGGAGGGGCTGCGCGCGTGGCGGCGGCAGATAGCTTTGAGCGGTGAGGAGGGCGCCGCACTCATTCACGCCGAGAACGGCAAGCCCCTCGACGACGCCCGTGTGGAGGTGCTCGGGACTCTCGAGCACCTGCAGTACGCCGCTGACAACGCCGCGCGCGTCCTGGGACGCCGGGAGGCCCCGGCCAGCCCCACCACGCCCAACCAGCGGGCGTGGGTCGAGTACCAGCCCTACGGCGTGGTCGGCGTCATCGGCCCGTGGAATTTCCCTCTGCTGACACCCGCGGCCATCCTCGCCGATGCACTCGCGGCCGGGAACGCCGTCGTCCTCAAGCCCAGCCAGATCACGCCCGGCGTCGCTGACTGGCTCATCCGAACTTGGCAGCGTGCCGTTCCGCAGTTGCCGGACGTCCTGCAGAACCTGAACGGATACGGAGCCACGGGTCAGGCGCTCATCGAGGCCGGCCTCGACAAGCTCGCGTTCACGGGCAGCGTCGCCACGGGCAGGACGGTGGCCGCCCAATGCGCGCAGACCTTGACCCCCGTTCTGCTGGAACTCGGCGGCAAGGACGGCGTCATCGTCGCCGAGGACGCCGACCTGGACGAAGCCGCCGCTCACATCGTGTGGGGCGCCATGCAGAACACCGGTCACGGTTGCATCAGTCTCGAAGTGGCCTACGTCGTCGAGTCGGTGCACGACGAGTTCGTGGAGAGGATCAGTGAGCTTGCCGGGCAGGTACGCGTCGGCAGCGACGAGGAGGCGGAGATCGGGCCGGTTCCGCTGCCGAGTCAGACCTCGATCATCCGGGAACACATCAGGGACGCTCTGGAGCGCGGCGCGACAGCCACCGTCGGCGGCCTCGACGCGGTGGGTGACCGCTGTGTCGCGCCCACCATCCTGATCGGAGTGGCCCCCGACGCCCTCGCGGCGACGGAGGAGACGTTCGGGCCGACGCTGGCGGTCATCAAGGTCGCCGACGCCGATGAGGCCGTCGCTCACATCAACTCCGGCCGGTACGGACTGGGCAGCGCCGTCTTCAGCCGCGATCGTGGCGAAGCCATCGCCCGTCGCCTCCGCGTGGGAATGACCAGCATCAACGATGCACTGGTGTTCTCCATGAACCCCGCGGTGCCTTTCGGCGGTCGCGGTGACAGTGGTTACGGGCGCAAGCAGGGTGAGGAGGGACTGCGGGAGTTCGCCTACGCGCACTCCTTCACCGCCAAGACCGGTCCCGCCCGGTTCTCCGCCTCGACCTTCGGCAGGCCCGCGGGTGCCATGGCGGGAGCCCTCGTCGGCGTCCGTAACAGGATCCTGGCCGAGAACGGCGAGAAGTCGGACTGA
- a CDS encoding ATP-grasp domain-containing protein: protein MIALVDPLSSGVFLSSALRERGQDCVHLYEERFARTARSDMSAPVLIASENLADTVAELRKRGVRHVVPASEFGVALAHDLAAALDLPRNEDDTAAARRDKALMGEALRRAGVPCAGQATVGTVNELTGALRRLGLPVVVKPSQSSGSDGCRVCWSEADAVTHFLDIHQQTNLVGLPNDKVFVQEYLQGEQYVVTTVSLDGRHVVCEVARNVIEELDGLPVRRYNVSCPSLGAAEQEVVSYTLDCLDALGIRDGAANADVRLTCDGPRLIEVNARILGPVLHPDPYFAAFGSSQQHLLAESLDDPASFKAHFSRTYAPPQVMGKAFVRCWDSGVLTALPGLPSVRQLPGFHSVQGLPRVGRTVRKSMLTKGRTGIVYFVHPQESVVRKSLEALSRLEDDRALFRVTPAPTTGSGCR, encoded by the coding sequence ATGATCGCTTTGGTCGACCCCCTATCCAGCGGCGTCTTCCTCTCCTCCGCACTCAGGGAACGCGGCCAGGACTGTGTGCACCTGTACGAGGAACGCTTCGCCAGGACAGCCCGGAGCGACATGAGCGCGCCCGTCCTGATCGCGAGTGAAAACTTGGCGGACACCGTCGCCGAACTACGCAAACGGGGTGTCCGGCACGTGGTTCCCGCCAGCGAGTTCGGCGTCGCGTTGGCCCATGACCTTGCAGCGGCCCTGGACCTGCCGCGCAACGAGGACGATACGGCCGCCGCGCGGCGGGACAAGGCACTGATGGGCGAAGCTCTGCGGAGAGCCGGCGTGCCCTGCGCGGGGCAGGCCACGGTGGGAACGGTGAACGAACTCACCGGGGCACTACGGCGCCTTGGGCTTCCGGTGGTCGTGAAGCCCAGCCAGAGCTCCGGCAGCGACGGCTGCCGAGTGTGCTGGTCGGAAGCAGACGCGGTGACGCACTTCCTGGACATTCACCAGCAGACGAACCTCGTGGGCCTGCCGAACGACAAGGTCTTCGTCCAGGAGTATCTGCAAGGTGAGCAGTACGTGGTGACAACGGTGAGCCTGGACGGTCGGCACGTGGTGTGTGAGGTGGCCCGAAATGTCATTGAGGAGCTCGACGGCCTTCCGGTCCGCCGGTACAACGTCAGCTGCCCAAGCCTCGGGGCAGCCGAGCAGGAAGTGGTGTCCTACACCCTCGACTGCCTGGATGCTCTGGGCATTCGCGACGGCGCGGCCAATGCGGACGTGCGCCTCACCTGTGACGGTCCGCGCCTCATCGAGGTCAATGCGCGCATCCTGGGGCCCGTGCTCCACCCCGATCCGTACTTCGCCGCGTTCGGCAGCAGCCAGCAGCACCTACTGGCAGAGAGCCTCGACGACCCCGCGTCGTTCAAGGCCCACTTCTCCCGCACCTACGCTCCACCGCAGGTGATGGGCAAGGCATTCGTGCGCTGTTGGGATTCCGGAGTCCTGACGGCGTTGCCAGGTCTGCCGTCCGTACGTCAACTCCCGGGTTTCCACAGCGTTCAGGGACTCCCGCGCGTCGGGCGCACGGTCCGGAAGAGCATGCTGACCAAGGGCAGGACTGGGATTGTCTACTTCGTCCATCCCCAGGAGTCCGTGGTCCGGAAGTCCCTTGAGGCACTCAGCAGGCTGGAGGACGACAGGGCCCTGTTCCGCGTCACGCCCGCACCGACCACGGGAAGTGGCTGTCGATGA
- a CDS encoding methyltransferase domain-containing protein, producing the protein MNDVFSSLATGDSETTQQIASVLHSRSQDPDQNRMLQRFLAAVDVTAGPLLEIGCGSGGLLTALCDRAPTATLVGVDHSVDLLRMAAQSNATAGNLRLLAADAHRLPFTAESFPTVLMYTLLSHTPDIGSVLKEAHRVCRQGGQIVVLDGDYASADFSLGPHDPLSACVAAWRAQYVVNTHNLRSLPRLLEAAGFQLVQAGSHNYTAADSAYAYSIIDRGVDTMLDSGTIGKDLARSLKDEARRRAHDEGFVGSITYRFALARRHPSANTTPPQG; encoded by the coding sequence ATGAACGACGTGTTCTCCTCGCTGGCCACGGGTGACAGCGAGACCACGCAGCAGATCGCATCAGTGCTGCACTCCCGCAGTCAGGACCCGGATCAGAACCGGATGCTGCAGCGTTTCCTCGCGGCCGTCGACGTCACCGCCGGACCGCTGCTGGAGATCGGCTGCGGTTCCGGGGGACTTCTCACCGCCCTCTGCGACCGGGCGCCCACCGCCACGCTCGTCGGGGTCGACCACAGCGTCGACCTGTTGAGGATGGCCGCCCAGTCGAACGCAACAGCGGGCAACCTCAGGCTCCTGGCAGCCGACGCGCATCGGCTGCCGTTCACCGCCGAGTCATTCCCGACGGTCCTCATGTACACGCTGCTCAGCCACACACCGGACATCGGCTCGGTGCTCAAAGAGGCCCACAGGGTGTGCCGCCAGGGAGGGCAGATCGTCGTACTGGACGGCGACTACGCATCGGCGGACTTCTCGCTGGGCCCGCACGATCCGCTGAGCGCTTGCGTGGCCGCCTGGCGTGCACAGTACGTCGTGAACACGCACAACCTGCGATCCCTCCCGCGCCTGCTGGAGGCGGCCGGCTTCCAGCTCGTGCAGGCAGGTTCCCACAACTACACGGCTGCGGACTCGGCCTACGCGTACAGCATCATCGACCGAGGCGTGGACACGATGCTCGACAGCGGGACGATAGGCAAGGACCTCGCCCGCTCGCTGAAGGACGAAGCGCGGCGCAGGGCACACGACGAGGGGTTCGTCGGCAGCATCACCTACCGCTTCGCACTGGCTCGCAGGCACCCGTCCGCCAATACGACGCCCCCGCAAGGCTAG
- a CDS encoding FAD/NAD(P)-binding protein, whose protein sequence is MRICIVGGGTAAACLVMALARTFGSRDVDLVIVEPSDQLWRGRAYRTDRDEIVVNAPHTMMTLDPNDPEHARRWLARHHNGGGAHQSWTQEVFPPRHIYGRYLEESLSQTLDGLMAADWRVTWLRRRAVSVAPDGDKALVGLEGGATVPCDYAVLCVGGPSGYDPYGLAGHPSYISRPYPVASALATVDPSASVAVVGCGLTAVDTILGLRAQGHQGRITLLSRDGILAAVRRPLQVGRPTVMTPESVQERLDRSASPLRLSTLAALTRAEALLAGATPEQIAAEMSLADWGLSRVRRQLADREHVRDVDWLQVTTWALITTVHLWWPTLPRRDRQQFFRRYHRLWNSFTSPMPAATATTLVEMADSGQLEVVRGLEGVKATQQGFLVVAQHHTVEADVVIAAATAAPTGHSATPTGAHELMDSLIHNGCGQRHPDGGLRVQPDTGRLVDRNGRPQHSLLALGHLTSGTHYYMSGIPMLVWRGEAVAAAIAADASTGVTSAAPGLLAP, encoded by the coding sequence ATGCGTATCTGCATTGTGGGCGGGGGCACGGCCGCGGCATGTCTCGTCATGGCCCTCGCCCGCACATTCGGCTCACGAGACGTCGACCTCGTGATCGTGGAGCCCTCGGACCAGCTGTGGCGCGGCAGGGCGTACCGGACGGACCGTGATGAGATCGTGGTGAACGCCCCACACACCATGATGACGCTGGACCCGAACGATCCGGAGCATGCACGCCGGTGGCTCGCCCGTCACCACAACGGGGGTGGTGCTCACCAGTCATGGACGCAGGAAGTCTTCCCACCGCGGCACATCTACGGCCGCTACCTGGAGGAAAGCCTTTCCCAGACCCTGGACGGCCTGATGGCCGCAGACTGGCGTGTTACGTGGCTGCGCCGACGTGCCGTGAGTGTCGCGCCCGACGGTGACAAGGCGCTGGTCGGCCTGGAGGGCGGAGCGACCGTCCCGTGCGACTACGCGGTGCTGTGCGTCGGAGGCCCGTCCGGTTACGACCCCTACGGACTGGCCGGTCACCCGTCCTACATCAGCCGGCCCTATCCCGTGGCATCTGCCCTTGCCACCGTTGATCCGTCGGCCTCCGTGGCCGTCGTCGGGTGCGGGCTCACCGCCGTCGACACCATCCTGGGACTACGGGCCCAGGGACATCAGGGGCGGATCACATTGCTTTCCCGGGACGGCATCCTGGCCGCCGTGCGCCGCCCCTTGCAGGTGGGGCGGCCGACAGTGATGACCCCGGAAAGCGTCCAGGAGCGGCTCGATCGCTCGGCGTCCCCCCTGCGGTTGTCGACCTTGGCCGCTCTGACCCGGGCGGAAGCGCTTCTCGCCGGGGCCACGCCGGAGCAGATCGCCGCCGAAATGTCCCTGGCGGACTGGGGGTTGAGCCGTGTACGCCGACAGCTCGCCGACCGAGAACATGTACGGGACGTCGACTGGCTACAGGTCACCACCTGGGCCCTGATCACCACCGTGCACCTATGGTGGCCGACCCTGCCCCGCAGGGACCGGCAGCAGTTCTTCCGCCGCTACCACCGGCTGTGGAACAGTTTCACTTCTCCCATGCCCGCCGCAACAGCCACCACGCTCGTCGAAATGGCCGACAGCGGTCAGTTGGAGGTGGTGCGTGGCCTTGAGGGCGTCAAGGCCACGCAGCAAGGATTCCTGGTCGTGGCGCAGCACCACACGGTGGAAGCCGACGTCGTGATCGCCGCCGCGACCGCGGCACCGACGGGCCATTCAGCCACGCCTACGGGCGCACATGAGCTGATGGACTCACTGATCCATAACGGGTGTGGACAGCGGCACCCGGACGGCGGCTTGCGCGTGCAGCCGGACACCGGACGACTCGTCGACCGGAACGGCAGGCCCCAGCATTCGCTTCTTGCCCTGGGTCACCTCACCAGTGGCACCCACTACTACATGTCCGGTATACCCATGCTCGTTTGGCGCGGTGAAGCAGTCGCCGCGGCGATAGCCGCTGATGCCTCGACCGGCGTGACATCGGCCGCACCAGGTCTACTTGCCCCCTGA
- a CDS encoding Lrp/AsnC family transcriptional regulator has product MQENISGRAPFPDSRAADERAPFSELDLALVDALQAAPRAPWSRIGRALGVDATTAARRWERLRTGGLAWVSAYDSAKASTVAYVEVRCRPRAVESAGVALADMPWVFSVDETAGDFDLLASVVAADLPSLGRSVHGLIGGLKGVRSTRTHLGITLYSEGGDWRMRAMGPSGDAELSAPRTSHPTPYSAHMHHRPPPEDQALLEALGRDGRLGYTDLGAATGMSEHTARRRLQRMIRDRDITFRCDLAHPLAGLSTVVLYRTAVPHTHLEATGNALARREEVRLAVSVSGSDNLLVMVWLRGLHAIDPFEAHLTERFPHLKVSDRTVFLHTRKRMGRLLDTTGRAVGHVPFSLPQV; this is encoded by the coding sequence TTGCAGGAAAACATCTCGGGACGAGCCCCGTTCCCTGATTCCCGCGCCGCGGACGAGCGTGCCCCCTTCTCCGAGTTGGACCTGGCCCTCGTCGACGCGCTCCAGGCCGCTCCCCGGGCGCCGTGGTCCCGGATCGGCCGGGCCCTCGGCGTGGACGCGACCACGGCGGCCCGCCGCTGGGAACGGCTGCGCACGGGCGGGCTGGCCTGGGTCAGCGCGTACGACTCCGCGAAAGCGTCGACCGTCGCCTACGTCGAGGTCAGGTGCCGGCCCCGGGCCGTGGAATCCGCCGGCGTCGCCCTGGCCGACATGCCCTGGGTCTTCAGCGTCGACGAGACGGCCGGCGACTTCGATCTACTGGCGTCGGTCGTCGCGGCCGACCTGCCCTCCCTCGGCCGCTCGGTGCACGGCCTGATCGGCGGCCTGAAAGGCGTACGGTCCACCCGCACGCACCTCGGCATCACCCTGTACAGCGAAGGCGGCGACTGGCGCATGCGGGCCATGGGACCGTCCGGCGACGCGGAACTCTCCGCCCCGCGCACCTCGCACCCGACTCCGTACAGCGCCCACATGCACCACCGGCCGCCGCCCGAGGACCAGGCCCTGCTCGAAGCCCTCGGCCGTGACGGACGCCTCGGCTACACCGACCTGGGCGCCGCGACCGGCATGAGCGAACACACCGCCCGCCGCCGGCTCCAGCGGATGATCCGGGACCGGGACATCACCTTCCGCTGCGACCTGGCCCACCCCCTCGCCGGGCTGTCGACCGTCGTGCTCTACCGCACCGCGGTCCCCCACACCCACCTCGAGGCCACGGGCAACGCGCTGGCCCGAAGGGAAGAGGTGCGCCTGGCCGTGTCCGTCAGCGGCTCCGACAACCTCCTCGTCATGGTCTGGCTGCGCGGCCTGCACGCCATCGATCCCTTCGAGGCGCACCTCACGGAACGCTTCCCGCACCTGAAGGTCAGCGACCGCACCGTTTTCCTCCACACCCGCAAACGCATGGGCCGACTCCTCGACACCACGGGCCGTGCCGTCGGGCACGTCCCCTTCTCCCTGCCGCAGGTCTGA